The window GTACTATAGtcgacaaatatttatatttaattttactgtttgcAGAGGATCATCTCGAGACACACTGGATAAAGGGAATGTATTTGTTTATTGTTGGACTGAAAAGGATCATCCTAAAGGTGCGAATGAAATAGCAAGTGCTGTATATCATAATTTATGTTCATATCCTGTGGATCCTTCTGtaaataaggttaggttatttgCAGATGGGTGCGGAGGACAAAACAAGAATGGTATTATCGTCGGAATGCTTTCAAAGTGGCTTCTTTCTAAGGCACCAAAAAATGTGAATACCATTGAACTTATATTTCCCGTGACAGGTCATTCTTTCATGCCTGCAGATCGAGTGTTTGCTCGTATTGAGAAAGTGATTAAACGGAAGGATACGATAATTGAACCATGTGAATACATGCAGATATTTTCTGACCATGGAACTTTACATTGCCTAGGTTCTGCCGAATGCCCAGTCTATGATtggaaaacagctgtgagtgacgTCCAACTACCACCTGGGAAATGGCACTTCAAATTCAAACCTAGTAAACGTATTATCCTCAGTAAGTCTAAGAAAAGCTCTTTAGTGCTTGTCAGGGGAGAAGAAGCATACAGAAGTGACATTTTATGTGTTAATAGGTCCATTGTTAAGAAACATAATTCAGTACAAGAAATTAGCGCCTCAGTGCTCCCATTCTgcaaaaacagaataaaaaaggAGAAGGTAAAAGATGTTTATAAGTTGCTTGAAAAACATTTTGGAGATTTGTGGCAAAACCTGCCAGTGCTTTCATTTTACAAGAATTTAGATAGTGATAATAATGAGTTTGAGGATTGTTCATACCAGGAGCACAAGTTTTGTGAAGGTGGCTATGAAGAAAACGAtttgagaatataaatattttttaaatatgtatattcttTACAATGAAAGTGTAACATTGAAAGTGCTTTTATTTTAAGCTACATTTGTTTGACAGATTGTAactgtattttatagtaatatttatgtataagaTATTTAATTGCATGTAATTGTAACATCATCATGTCTATAGAGATACGTATTTCTTGATTACAacttcaaattttgtattttcaaaacaCCTCAAAACCTAAAtctgaaaatttaagttttcttgttATTTTCAAAAGCTGTCATATCCATGTGTGTTTATTCCAAAAGTTTCCTAACACCACTgttaattccaaaacatgcctTCTTCAATTTTGATTTCATTATAATGCtcacaattaacattttttgaaCATTTAGCTTTGAAAAAACTGCCCTTTGattcattttattttgatataaacACAAATCTTGCTAAATTTATTGTGTGATCAATATGAATACGTTTTCCTTGATTATTGTAAAAACACCAAAAGTGGAAAAGGCAGGTTTTGGAACTATACGACTCATTTGACAAccgtattatttttgtaaatatttctaatctttgcaaataatatttgtgtttaattaggcaggatgtataaaaaaaattacaaaacaaatagcTGTTTGTCAACAGCAAAGGCttcaatttggaaaaaaaaaaaaaaaaaaaccactaaacTAGCAACAATTGTGTTGCTAAAAAGTGAAAACTATGAGGTTTTTATTGCTGCCCTCATGTAACCAACTAAAGAAGCTGCTTGTTACTAGTCTGATAGCTGTTTCTatagttaattaaaaatattttattttattgcagtaGAGATATAAATGTTGTAGACTCCCCCTTTGTTTTAATAACTTGCAATTATTAGATGTGTCATTTAAACATCACATATTTTCCTCACATGCTCATTAGTTATAGCTTATAGGCCTAAGTGTGGTCTACCATACATGAACATACTTTTGTGATCATAATAAcgtgttaaaaatttagtaaattgcttttaaatcttatttttgactagaatttaaaaaatgttttgggtCCTTCGGTAATCGTCAAACATGCATTTTCATCACCACGTGATCTCTCTAGTAAAGCCATGCTAATGCTTAAAGTATGCAGCCCTTGAACGATGCGTGCATATGCCCGAGCGTTGGTGCGGGTGGCACCACTGAACTGACTACACAGCTGCCTACAACCTGCAGCCACCGACACTGCCGTACTTTTGCCGCAGCTCTTGAACGATGCATGCATATGCACTAGAATTGCTGCAATGGTGCGGGTGGCACCACTGAACTGACTACACAGCTGCCTACAACCTGCAGCCACCGACACTGCCGTACTTTTGCCGCAGCTCTTGAACGATGCATGCATATGCACTAGAATTGCTGCAATGGTGCGGGTGGCACCACTGAACTGACTACACAGCTGCCTACAACCTGCAGCCACCGACACTGCCGTACTTTTGCCGCAGCTCTTGAACGATGCATGCATATGCCCTAGCATTGCTGCAATGGTGCGGGTGGCACCACTGAACTGACTACACAGCTGCCTACAACCTGCAGCTATCGACACTGCCGTACTTTTGCCGCAGCTCTTGAACGATGCGTGCATATGCCCGAGCATTGCTGCGTTGGTGCGGGTGGCACCACTGAACTGACTACACAGCTGCCTACAACCTGCAGCTACCGACACTGCCGTACTTTTGCCGCAGCTCTTGAACGATGCATGCATATGCCCTAGCATTGCTGCAATGGTGCGGGTGGCACCACTGAACTGACTACACAGCTGCCTACAACCTACAGCTACCGACACTGCCGTACTTTTGCCGCAGCTCTTGAACGATGCGTGCATATGCCTGAGCATTGCTGCGTTGGTGCGGGTGGCGCCACTGTGCGGGTGGGTCGGAACGACGCTTCATGCCTGGAATGTGCACCAGGAATGCTCCGTCCAGGATCACGAACCTGTAGCCCAGGAGGCACATCTCCGCCATCTGCAACACACCCAGCCGTCGGGCAGGGCAGTTCGTTGTGACCACTCGAGTCATTCGAGAAGTTACTCGTTCATCTCATTTCCAAATTTAGTACATTCTGTCTACCCTCTACTATCTGTATTATGGTcaagtatttttattataatatttaatcaattatatTATTGAATAGGAAATTTCTTAGACCAAACTGACGACATGGGTCATGTTAGTATAAACATGTAATTAATGACGCAGAAAATAAATTCACAAATATTTGATATTTTCctggcaatttttatttttcccaaaGTTTTCTGAATATTCACAGTTAAACTTAGTCCATCAAacattaaattcaataaattatacCATCGGGTATAAATAATCTATTTTACACTATTTCTCCTGAACATAATTTAGTAGCATTTACATGGTGactaaacatgaaaataatacttATAAAAAGTCCAATCAATGTAAGCTTTTAAAGAAAAGCGTATCACAAATTACATGTTTTTTTGATTCACTACAGTCAGTGTAGAAGTCAAAGTCATttaattccccccctccccccctcacccccTTGGAATTGATTGGAATACCATCTTGattgtaactaattttttaaaataacttttaaagcaGTTTCCTACTAACATATGGCAAGGATTAGGTTCtctaaaattaaaacaactaaacatCTTACTTTGCTAAAATCTATTTTCATGCATGTGCTCATTAAATGCACGGTGAATAATTTAAAGCTGTGTCTACTGTTGATGCACGGGATTGGAATAGGTTTAATGGAGGTGAAACCACTTTGCTGTATCTAAaccctattaaaaaaatttaaaaactcaaGAAAACAAATGTTATAATACAGTTGTATGTACAATAATTACTTACAGAACCTCACATTAACATTTTAGGGATATGCTTTTATATTCCCTTTTAAACATTCATTTTTGTTGCATGATTTCCATACCATTAACTGGGAACAGCCAAGAAGCAACGAGGGCAGTGCGACGGCCATGATACCTGGGTCATCTTGTCCTGCTGACCTTCCCAGGACAACTCCTCGCTGTACAGGGGCTCCCGCCCGGTGCCGATGAACACCGGCTCCCAGCGGTGGTACGGAAACTCCCGGCGCACCACCAACAGCGGCTGCCGACAGGGGAACCACGTCATGCTACAGGTTAGCCAGGGCGAGTGCAGAGGAAGCGAGGTGAGTGCTAAGCATGTGGCACCTGGACGAGGGGGCGAGGTCTTCGGTGTAGCCAGCGCTGCAAGCCAGGGAAGCGCTGGCAGTGCAGGCACACCCAGCGGTGGAAGTAGACGGCACGGCCACGAGCATAAAGCTGCACCAGCTGCTGCTTGGTGACGGGCACCGTCTCGCCATGCTCCACCTCGAACACCGGCACCACGAACACGTGGCCGGGTCTGCCGAGCCTGGCCCCGCCTAGCCGCGCCCTCATGGCCGAGAAGCCGTCGGCCAATCCACGGCTTGGGAGCAGCTCCACGTCCGCCACCAATACGTGTGCGGTGCTGGCGGCTGTGCGGGCGGCATTGCGTGCCGCGTTGACCGGGTAGCTGAGCTGGTGCTGATGCCTGGCCGTGAGAGCGGGCAGGGGCGGGACCCGGCAGCCCGGCTCGGGCGGAGGCAAGGGATTGGGAGCAGGTGTGGGTGGGGCATCTGCTGGGAACACCAGGTGCAGCGACACGGCCGCCATGTGCGCTGAGCAGCGACACAGGTGCGCCGCCAGCTGAAGGCACAGGCCAGCGTCCCACAGTGGCGCAAACACCGCCACGCTCACTGGCCCGTCCCAGCGCCGCGCCACCTCCACCACCAGGTACAGCAGCTCGGGCGTGGCGTGCGTGCAATAGGTAACATTCCCGCTGCCTGCCCCGCCCTCCAGAACGTTGTAGAGCACGCGGTACGGCCCGCCCCCGGGGCTGGGCGCCGCCTGCTCTGCCCCCTCCAGGTCATCAGGGGCACCGTAGTTGAAGCGGCAGTGGCTCTCGTTCCCCGGCGCCGCGTCCTCCAGGAAGCTCTGGGGCTCGAACCTCGGGACACCGGCTAGCGCAGGAGAGGGGTCTGTCTCCGTGGCTGGTCCCTCGAGAACACGACTCTCTAGCGACTTGCTGTCGGAAATTCCACCTTTCTCATTTCTAATCAACTCGCTTAGAAAACTAAAGCAAGCAGAAACCCCAAAGACGACGACAAATACTTTCAGTCTTCGTCGCGGGAACCAAACTACCCGAAATCTAAACCTCGTTGCACTACGTGATACTGTATTACTCATTCTTTCGTACTTaatagtattattttgtttattttttaattggaaaattaAAGATGTTGAAGTATTCTTCTGTAAAATATTCCAAATGGACATTGTTGAAACATGAGTGCATTTATAAAAAGTTCATATATTAGGGTACATATTTCCATTGAAATCGTGTTAATGTACATGGTTCTGTTTAATACTTCCGAAACGTTAAAAACAGTTACTATAAGGAAATTCTTATGACTTTACACCGGCATACACAACCaaatatttacaaatcgttcATAGAATACATAACGTAAATAAGGTTGGTCTAAGATGATTCAAACATTCGATAGTGCTTACAGCGCCTTtggaatgattaaaaaaaaattagcaaaagtAATCTAATAACttttgtaagaaataaatttaatttaattatgcaGTACACCGAGCCGAGGCATGGGTGTGCAGTGCTTAAAGGCTACTATAATAATACAGtagataatattataatttttttttcagctaggCATAAATTACATATAATATGCCACACAGTGCTCTTCTGCAGACCGACACCCTAAATCTGGTGTATGATTTGCCTTTAAGTGCAGGGAGTCCTGAGTAGCATGGTATCTAGACTAAGGAAGAATGCATGATATGTGATTTTAAGgttaaatataacttaaatataGTGGAAGAACTGTCAGCATATGTATAAGCACAGGCAGATGGAAAGGGAACACTCGTATTTATATTTGCTTTGTTTAGTGGGGTTTCATAGTTGTTCCATGTTCAGAGGCGCTGCCTTGTAGCAATCATCATGCCACTTGTATCGGTATTTCCAACTCGATCGGTGTATACTTTCACTGTATGCCCTACTGCATGGCATGGCATCTACAGTTTAGTTATTaagttaaagtaattttaattaagttaaattaatttaaatcatagCTCTGCCCCGCAGCACAGCCATACCCATCAGCAATCAGTACGACACCTTACTCAGCCAGTGTATAATTGTAATGAATGCAAGGGCAGACCCACCACACCCCTATCTGCAAAGCAGTGTTACACACTACTCAGTCGGTGTGTAATTTTGCTGGCTGCAAGGCAGGTCCACTACTGCATGACTCTCTTCTATTCTACATTATAgtattatttaagattttttaaaattaaagttaaagttTTGGTCACAGAGAAAGTTTTCCCACCAGTCTTCAACTTCGGAACTAAGGTTATCTCATGTAATTTTTCTtcgtgctgtgattggctggctgagccggccaatcacagagcATCTAGGGCGACCTGTGCGCcagggctgtatccgaatacatacatacatgcgtccttagcacacacatccctacatcccttagcaaatgcagccacaatgtagaggacgcatttctaatggatggatagtatccgaatacttttactgctagcactacctgttgactgtcagtcgtactaatgttcacgtagccattttgtgtagggatatctacgaatattcagcaaaacgtaaataataaatacctaccaattaaaaaataatgtaacgtgtatgttatacatgttagcgatccaaataaaatacattttataaatcgtaaactttaaaaatacttatgagttttgaattatccttcaagtttaaattcgtattttgattatatttattaacgtcttcatttgtctctgtttaagttatcactttcgcttataatgttttaaacaaatcttatgctgaaaatctgaagtaatattatacacaaacataataaaacccgattccgaagctaatggatgtagggacgctttagtggatgcgagtgtcgcatccctagaaatctcgaattagtggatacgtgaagggatgcatcggcatcccttgtgataattattcggattcaacacaaagatggccgcgtccactacgatgcacttttagtggatcccttagctaagggatccattaggccagtattcggatgcagccccGGATAGAGATTGGCATTTTGTATTTGCGTTACAATTCCAGTTCATTATCCCCAAGAGAATAAATATACGGATTTACACTCAATTGACATGTCTTAGAATTTCTGTGCCGTCCTGACACACTACTCCTTCAGGAGTTCGAGTTTAAGCTCCCTGTGCATGGCCCTGAAGGGGAAATGCACAGGTGTGTCTGTAAAGATACAAATGCTATTATTATGAATGCGCTGCAATTGcgaaaattaatttgattttgaaaacactgttttcatacatAGTATGATGTATGCATTCATTACTCTAGGACAACAGTTATTTCAATTACGAGAAAAAATCTGTGCTCATATCGCCCTTTGTAAAtcatgttaattttaattttaatattattcttCAGGCCAATCCACTAAGATcgctgcaacaaaatatttttggagtTCGCCATGTTAAAAGGCATTTTCCATCATGTTTTCCATATTGttctacaataatgtttatttttctttggaTCAGTGTATAGAAAGATGGCAGCGTCTAGGTCAATAATTCCTCATTTAAGCAATAAACGTTTTGTTTTATGTTACGGTGGtgtcaataattttacatatAGATTTTTACACGTTTGTATTACGTGTAATAAATTACACAGTTCTTCGGTCACATCATGGACAAACTTTGGAATTTTAAAAAGAATATCTTCACCTAACCTAACATGTAAGAaagtttagtttaaaaaaaaatttgatttacagTACTTCAAATttgtataaaaacatttatatcGTAGCATCTTGTCTTAAGTTTGTTGTTTAGATTAGTTCGATGGAGAGGTTGAACGGTAGCTTATTTACTGGTAGAGATTAATACCTCCGGTAACAAAAATTCCAGATGTAAACTTAAGGTCAGGGAGGGAAGAATGGACGATATTAGGATACTACGGGAAGCTGAAAAACAGCTGCTGGAGAAGTTAAGAGAGGAAAGGCTAGGAGGTTGATGACAGGGAATGTTATCGGTATTGTGGAGTTGTTAGGGACAGCAGAGGCGACTAGAGCTCAAATCTGGGAAAACAGGGGAAGGGTAGCAGAGGGACAGAAAtcgggaagagagagagagaagagaaatTGGAAGGAGTATGGCAGAGAGAGAACTAAGGTATCAAAGGATAAAGGGAAGATACTGATAATGAACTTGATGAGAGGCATTGAAATAAGGAGAACTGGAAGTGAAGCAAACCAAAAGTTTTAGGAGATGGTTAAGTAGCATCTCTGAGGTGATAAGGGCCAATGTTTAATATAATGTATCTAAGTTAATCTCTTGATCTCGATGTCATGATTCTGTATTCATTGATATTGTGGTATATGATGCTTGCCGTTTTAATTTAGTCCGTCAAAGGATCCTCCacgtaacaaaaacttgtgatgaaTTATTATCTGAAGtttaataaaaaggaaaatatattttgtgttagaCATACTatcattattcattgttatatcacaagttttatTGTCAGGTCAGGATCTTTTgatatactaaattaaaacagcaagcattatgtaccacaggatcaatgtgtaTAGGATCATGCCATTGGGATCAGGAAattaaacttggatacgtgatacggaacttttaccgtGATAAGAAGTATGAGGAAGGGGCATTGGAACCATCTATTGACCAGGGTGAGACAAACAACCTGGTAAACAGTGATAGGGTGGAAATAGTAGAGAAGGTGCTGCTAATTCTGGTGAAAGAAGCAAGGGATAAATTATGGGAGCTACCAAGCTAGTAATACATTGAGTGTTGCAGAGGGAAGTGGTTTCTTCGAtgcagatgtaaaaaaaatagtcatgAGAAACATGAACAATAGAATAGGCATCTGTTATGTGCATGGAAGTAGAGTAGTCTGTTTGTTGCATCTCAATGAGTGGTGCGCAATGTGTTACTGGACCTGATAACTATcttcatgttgattttttttttgtttttcaaatatttcttcTAAAGCTTGTCTGATTGTCTTGTTCCTGTAATTCTCTATGTTGACTGTGGTTTTCCATTTGTTGAAATCTTCCCTAAAC of the Bacillus rossius redtenbacheri isolate Brsri chromosome 10, Brsri_v3, whole genome shotgun sequence genome contains:
- the LOC134536171 gene encoding beta-1,4-glucuronyltransferase 1-like isoform X2; this translates as MSIWNILQKNTSTSLIFQLKNKQNNTIKYERMSNTVSRSATRFRFRVVWFPRRRLKVFVVVFGVSACFSFLSELIRNEKGGISDSKSLESRVLEGPATETDPSPALAGVPRFEPQSFLEDAAPGNESHCRFNYGAPDDLEGAEQAAPSPGGGPYRVLYNVLEGGAGSGNVTYCTHATPELLYLVVEVARRWDGPVSVAVFAPLWDAGLCLQLAAHLCRCSAHMAAVSLHLVFPADAPPTPAPNPLPPPEPGCRVPPLPALTARHQHQLSYPVNAARNAARTAASTAHVLVADVELLPSRGLADGFSAMRARLGGARLGRPGHVFVVPVFEVEHGETVPVTKQQLVQLYARGRAVYFHRWVCLHCQRFPGLQRWLHRRPRPLVQPLLVVRREFPYHRWEPVFIGTGREPLYSEELSWEGQQDKMTQVSWPSHCPRCFLAVPS
- the LOC134536171 gene encoding beta-1,4-glucuronyltransferase 1-like isoform X1, which codes for MSIWNILQKNTSTSLIFQLKNKQNNTIKYERMSNTVSRSATRFRFRVVWFPRRRLKVFVVVFGVSACFSFLSELIRNEKGGISDSKSLESRVLEGPATETDPSPALAGVPRFEPQSFLEDAAPGNESHCRFNYGAPDDLEGAEQAAPSPGGGPYRVLYNVLEGGAGSGNVTYCTHATPELLYLVVEVARRWDGPVSVAVFAPLWDAGLCLQLAAHLCRCSAHMAAVSLHLVFPADAPPTPAPNPLPPPEPGCRVPPLPALTARHQHQLSYPVNAARNAARTAASTAHVLVADVELLPSRGLADGFSAMRARLGGARLGRPGHVFVVPVFEVEHGETVPVTKQQLVQLYARGRAVYFHRWVCLHCQRFPGLQRWLHRRPRPLVQPLLVVRREFPYHRWEPVFIGTGREPLYSEELSWEGQQDKMTQMAEMCLLGYRFVILDGAFLVHIPGMKRRSDPPAQWRHPHQRSNAQAYARIVQELRQKYGSVGSCRL